In the Vicugna pacos chromosome 24, VicPac4, whole genome shotgun sequence genome, one interval contains:
- the LOC116279758 gene encoding adhesion G protein-coupled receptor B1-like isoform X6, whose protein sequence is MLVQGKFFGYFSAAAEFSANALHSSWTPCNLDLLRYKLCMKVAKVPTCSRPSRVRIYQLESFLESTPSYLGLESCDEVLKVCNSSGPLAFLQASRQFLQIKRQLPPDDDIRPQGEALPPQRQLLRGAPGHGQPQPQ, encoded by the coding sequence ATGCTGGTGCAGGGCAAGTTCTTCGGGTACTTCTCGGCAGCCGCTGAGTTCTCTGCCAACGCCTTGCACTCCTCCTGGACTCCGTGCAACCTGGACCTGCTCCGCTACAAGCTCTGCATGAAGGTGGCCAAGGTGCCCACCTGCAGCAGGCCCTCCCGTGTCCGCATCTACCAGTTGGAATCCTTCCTGGAGTCCACACCCAGCTACTTGGGCCTGGAGAGCTGTGATGAGGTGCTGAAGGTGTGCAATTCCTCGGGTCCCCTAGCCTTCCTGCAGGCCAGCAGGCAGTTCCTGCAGATCAAGAGACAGCTGCCCCCGGACGATGACATCAGGCCCCAGGGtgaggccctcccaccccagcgaCAACTTCTCCGTGGAGCACCTGGTCATGGGCAGCCACAACCCCAGTGA
- the LOC116279758 gene encoding uncharacterized protein isoform X4, translated as MCDGGPRSSNLLPRRGLSRRRVACWLSETVRTAVGRGLCEPKSAAVALACGKCHQAALRFVAQVTAVHRPPQPCDRRGRTRPRREYRTEKLRQERGRWPAVPGAPLSPPLHGLTKSVLLLGTLPPPYEEGRASLPKRWGSA; from the exons ATGTGCGACGGGGGGCCGCGCTCCAGCAACCTGCTACCTCGGCGAGGGCTCTCACGGCGTCGTGTG GCTTGTTGGCTCAGCGAGACAGTAAGAACTGCGGTTGGCAGGGGGCTGTGTGAACCCAAGTCGGCTGCTGTGGCGCtggcctgtggaaaatgccacCAGGCGGCGCTTAGGTTCGTAGCTCAAGTGACGGCCGTTCACCGCCCCCCCCAACCCTGCGACCGTCGGGGAAGAACCCGCCCACGCAGGGAGTACCGCACTGAGAAGCTTCGGCAGGAACGAGGCCGATGGCCGGCTGTGCCGGGTGCGCCCCTGAG TCCTCCCCTACATGGACTCACAAAAAGCGTCTTGCTGTTGGGAACTCTTCCTCCACCGTATGAAGAGGGCCGGGCTAGCTTGCCGAAGAGATGGGGATCCGCCTAG
- the LOC116279758 gene encoding uncharacterized protein isoform X7 yields MRKHLCIACWLSETVRTAVGRGLCEPKSAAVALACGKCHQAALRFVAQVTAVHRPPQPCDRRGRTRPRREYRTEKLRQERGRWPAVPGAPLSPPLHGLTKSVLLLGTLPPPYEEGRASLPKRWGSA; encoded by the exons ATGAGGAAACATCTCTGTATT GCTTGTTGGCTCAGCGAGACAGTAAGAACTGCGGTTGGCAGGGGGCTGTGTGAACCCAAGTCGGCTGCTGTGGCGCtggcctgtggaaaatgccacCAGGCGGCGCTTAGGTTCGTAGCTCAAGTGACGGCCGTTCACCGCCCCCCCCAACCCTGCGACCGTCGGGGAAGAACCCGCCCACGCAGGGAGTACCGCACTGAGAAGCTTCGGCAGGAACGAGGCCGATGGCCGGCTGTGCCGGGTGCGCCCCTGAG TCCTCCCCTACATGGACTCACAAAAAGCGTCTTGCTGTTGGGAACTCTTCCTCCACCGTATGAAGAGGGCCGGGCTAGCTTGCCGAAGAGATGGGGATCCGCCTAG
- the LOC116279758 gene encoding uncharacterized protein isoform X1 has translation MIPCIELTTFGYRTEKSLLKYCLHARSPAPEATGANPRARTLRLRPRPSALLSGAPPSARPTGSSSGGQAAVGRADGGSSGLSSAASPAPFHSGSGSSGGGAVSLGSAALAERRPRSSVPGAAAAGARPRWSAGRCATGGRAPATCYLGEGSHGVVCPSAGRGWGSGEGMRGGFPSRSQKSSPNGSGVATLPLPQAAQEPFKAPAPRGTRRSRLAEPDQRPWAGPAPTERSRPAGAHARSPRRTAFASTPARPPSPTLAPSCFRAGLLAQRDSKNCGWQGAV, from the exons CACGCAGCCCCGCCCCCGAGGCCACGGGAGCGAATCCGCGCGCGCGCACTCTGCGgctccggccccgccccagcGCCCTCCTCAGcggcgcccctccctccgcccgcccAACGGGCAGTTCGTCAGGCGGGCAGGCGGCAGTTGGTCGAGCTGACGGCGGCTCGTCAGGTCTCTCGAGCGCTGCTAGTCCTGCTCCTTTCCACAGCGGCAGCGGCTCCAGCGGCGGCGGCGCAGTCTCTCTGGGAAGCGCGGCGctggccgagcggcggccgcggagcTCAGTgcccggcgcggcggcggcgggcgcgcgcCCGAGGTGGTCCGCGGGCAGATGTGCGACGGGGGGCCGCGCTCCAGCAACCTGCTACCTCGGCGAGGGCTCTCACGGCGTCGTGTG TCCCTCGGCCGGGCGAGGGTGGGGCTCCGGCGAAGGGATGAGGGGCGGGTTCCCCTCCCGGTCTCAAAAAAGCTCCCCAAATGGCAGCGGCGTGGCCACCCTGCCGCTGCCTCAGGCGGCCCAGGAACCATTCAAAGCGCCCGCGCCAAGAGGTACCCGGCGCTCGCGATTGGCTGAGCCGGACCAGcgcccctgggcggggccggcccccACGGAGCGGTCCCGCCCCGCTGGTGCGCATGCGCGTAGTCCCCGCAGGACCGCGTTCGCGTCCACCCCTGCCCGGCCGCCGTCTCCCACCTTGGCTCCCTCCTGTTTCCGCGCAGGCTTGTTGGCTCAGCGAGACAGTAAGAACTGCGGTTGGCAGGGGGCTGTGTGA
- the LOC116279758 gene encoding uncharacterized protein isoform X2 — MHAAPPPRPRERIRARALCGSGPAPAPSSAAPLPPPAQRAVRQAGRRQLVELTAARQVSRALLVLLLSTAAAAPAAAAQSLWEARRWPSGGRGAQCPARRRRARARGGPRADVRRGAALQQPATSARALTASCGLLAQRDSKNCGWQGAV, encoded by the exons CACGCAGCCCCGCCCCCGAGGCCACGGGAGCGAATCCGCGCGCGCGCACTCTGCGgctccggccccgccccagcGCCCTCCTCAGcggcgcccctccctccgcccgcccAACGGGCAGTTCGTCAGGCGGGCAGGCGGCAGTTGGTCGAGCTGACGGCGGCTCGTCAGGTCTCTCGAGCGCTGCTAGTCCTGCTCCTTTCCACAGCGGCAGCGGCTCCAGCGGCGGCGGCGCAGTCTCTCTGGGAAGCGCGGCGctggccgagcggcggccgcggagcTCAGTgcccggcgcggcggcggcgggcgcgcgcCCGAGGTGGTCCGCGGGCAGATGTGCGACGGGGGGCCGCGCTCCAGCAACCTGCTACCTCGGCGAGGGCTCTCACGGCGTCGTGTG GCTTGTTGGCTCAGCGAGACAGTAAGAACTGCGGTTGGCAGGGGGCTGTGTGA
- the LOC116279758 gene encoding uncharacterized protein isoform X3 codes for MHAAPPPRPRERIRARALCGSGPAPAPSSAAPLPPPAQRAVRQAGRRQLVELTAARQVSRALLVLLLSTAAAAPAAAAQSLWEARRWPSGGRGAQCPARRRRARARGGPRADVRRGAALQQPATSARALTASCGRIRLPNGSTCTAP; via the exons CACGCAGCCCCGCCCCCGAGGCCACGGGAGCGAATCCGCGCGCGCGCACTCTGCGgctccggccccgccccagcGCCCTCCTCAGcggcgcccctccctccgcccgcccAACGGGCAGTTCGTCAGGCGGGCAGGCGGCAGTTGGTCGAGCTGACGGCGGCTCGTCAGGTCTCTCGAGCGCTGCTAGTCCTGCTCCTTTCCACAGCGGCAGCGGCTCCAGCGGCGGCGGCGCAGTCTCTCTGGGAAGCGCGGCGctggccgagcggcggccgcggagcTCAGTgcccggcgcggcggcggcgggcgcgcgcCCGAGGTGGTCCGCGGGCAGATGTGCGACGGGGGGCCGCGCTCCAGCAACCTGCTACCTCGGCGAGGGCTCTCACGGCGTCGTGTG GAAGAATCCGACTACCTAATGGATCAACGTGCACAGCCCCCTAA